A section of the Gloeobacter violaceus PCC 7421 genome encodes:
- a CDS encoding general stress protein: METPREPLTSLPPDLIERGTLAGLFVDRRSAEAAIADLDANGFNLDTLGVALAERQEQRELINATGTQTVEEAAEGGSGILGTIANLLSPREPALAEKLVELLTGMGVPEAEARHFERGVAQGSTLVTVQALGVRVTDALAILNRHGADVGFAVSPEALLPSSSNPPDSTGLDLAGG, translated from the coding sequence ATGGAGACACCCCGCGAGCCGCTCACTTCGTTGCCGCCGGATCTTATCGAGAGGGGCACGCTGGCCGGACTGTTCGTGGACCGGCGCAGCGCCGAAGCCGCCATCGCCGATCTCGACGCGAACGGGTTCAATCTCGACACGCTTGGGGTGGCGCTCGCCGAACGGCAGGAACAGCGCGAACTGATCAACGCAACCGGCACCCAGACCGTCGAAGAAGCCGCCGAGGGCGGCAGTGGTATCCTCGGTACAATCGCCAATCTGCTGAGTCCCCGCGAGCCCGCCCTGGCGGAGAAGTTGGTGGAACTGCTCACAGGTATGGGCGTCCCTGAGGCGGAGGCACGGCATTTCGAACGGGGAGTCGCCCAGGGCTCCACCTTGGTTACGGTGCAGGCGCTTGGGGTTCGCGTCACCGACGCACTGGCAATCTTGAACCGTCACGGCGCGGATGTCGGTTTTGCGGTGAGCCCGGAGGCGCTCTTGCCGTCCAGCAGCAACCCGCCCGACAGCACCGGGCTTGACCTGGCGGGCGGCTAA